From the Streptomyces sp. NBC_00654 genome, the window TCGTCGCGCCCCTCCACCATCCGCTGAGGATCGCCGAGGAGTGGTCGGTCGTGGACAACCTCTCCGGCGGCCGGGCCGGGGTGTCCCTCGCCTCCGGCTGGCACCCGGTGGACTTCGCGCTGAGCCAGGTGCCGTACGAGGACCGCAAACGCCGGCTGACCGACAGCATCGAGCAGCTCCGCGGGCTGTGGCGCGGGGAGGCCCACGAGGTCGTGGACGGCAACGGCGCCCCGGCGACCGTACGGATCTTCCCGCCGCCGGTGCAGCGGGAACTGCCGCTCTGGGTGACCAGCGCCGGCGACGCGGAAACCTTCCGTTCGGCAGCGTCGGCGCGGGCCGGCGTCCTCACCCATCTGCTGCACCAGGATGTCGACGAACTCGCCGCGAAGATCGCCGAGTACCGGCGGACGGCGCGTGCGGCGCACCCCGGCTGGGACGGACATGTCGTCCTGATGCTGCACACCTTCCTCGGGGCCGACCGGGACGAGGTGCGCGCCACCGTCGACGGGCCGCTGCGCGCCTATCTCAGGAGCTCGGTCCATCTCATCGCCCGCTCGTTCAAAGCCCTCGACCCCGACTTCGACATCGACGCGCTGGAGGACGAGGACCTCGACTTCCTCGTCGCCCAGTCCTTCGACACCTACTTCGAGCAGCGGGGGCTGTTCGGGACGGTGGAGGAGGCGACGGCGACGGTCGAGCGGCTGCGCGGCATCGGCGTGGACGAGATCGCCTGCCTGATCGACTACGGCATCGGCACCAAGACCGTGCTGGACGGGCTGCGCCATCTGAACGCCCTCCGCGAAGCATTCGCAGTGAACTGATCCGAGAGACCCGAGAGGCCGAGACCACCGTGATCCCTCTGTCGTTTTCGCAGCTGCGGTTCTGGTTCCAGGGAGAGATGGAACCCGGGGGCGAATCTCCCAACACTTCGATGGCACTCCGGCTGACGGGACGGCTGGACGCGGTGGCGCTGCGCCGCGCGCTGCGGGACGTGGTGACGCGGCACGAGAGCCTGCGCACCGTCTTCCCTCTCGTCGACGGAGTGCCCGAGCAGCGCGTCGTGGAGGCGGTGACGGTCGAGCTGCCCGTACGACAGGTCGCGGAGCAGGACGTCGAGGCGGCCGTGACCGACGCGGGCGGGCACCTCTTCGACCTGGAGCGTGAGATACCGCTGCGGGCCGTCCTGCTCGCCGTCGGCTCCCACGGCCACCATGTGCTGGCGATCACCGTGCACCACATCGCCTTCGACGGCTGGTCCGTCGCCCCGTTCCTCCGCGACCTCGCGTACGCCTACACCGCGCGCGTCGACGGCCGTCCTCCGTCCTGGGAGGAGCTTCCTTTCCAGTACGTGGACTTCACCCTGTGGCAGCGCAAGGAGCTCGGCGCGCCCGACGACCCCGACAGCCTCTTCGCCGAGCAACTGGCGCACTGGACACGCGCCCTCGCCGACGCGCCCGCCGAACTCCCCCTCCCCACCGCCCGGCCGCGCCCCGCCACCGCCACCCACCGGGCCGGGGCAGTCCCCTTCCACCTGCCGCCCGACAGCTTCCGGCATCTCTCCCGGCTCGCCCTCCGGCACGGCGCCAGCACCTTCATGGTCCTCCACGCGGCGCTCGCGGGGCTCCTGCGCAGGCTCGGCGCCGGCACCGACATCCTGGTCGGCAGCCCGGTCGCCGGCCGCACCGACGTCGGCCTCGACAGCCTCGTCGGCTGCTTCGTCAACACCGTCGTCATCCGGACCGACACCTCCGGCGACCCCGACTTCCACGACCTGCTCCAGCAGACCCGGACGAGCGTCATGGCCGCGCTCGACCACCAGGACGTGCCCTTCGAGCAGGTCGTGGAGGCCGTCAACCCGGTGCGGTCGGCCGCCCGGCACCCGCTCTTCCACGTCATGCTCAGTGTGCAGAACAACGCGGGCGCCGCCGTGGACCTCCCCCACCTCGACACCCGCCTGCTGGACTGCGACAACCACCGGAGGGTCGCCTTCGACCTGCTCCTCGACATCACGGAGACCGACGGGGCGCTCGACGGCACCCTGGTCTACGCCCTCGACCTCTTCGACCACGACACCGCCGAGCGCCTTGTCCGCCGCTTCACCTCCTTCCTGGCCCAGGCGGTCGCCGCGCCGGAGCGGCGCATCGGCCGTCTGGAGCTGCTCACCCCTGCCGAGCGCCGCACCGTGCTGGAGACATGGAACGGCCGGGACACGGCGCTCCCGGCCGACTCCGTGCCGGAGCTCCTGCGGCGGCGCGCGGCCGCCTCGCCCGAGGACACCGCAGTGATCTGCGGCGCGTCCCGGCTCACCTACGCGGAACTCGACGCTCGGGCCGAGGGCCTCGCCCGCCGTCTGCGGCGACTGGGCGCGGGTCCGGAACGGCTGGTCGCCGTGGCCGTGAACCGCTCGGCCGACCTGGTCGTCGCCCTGCTCGCCGTGCTGAGGACGGGGGCCGCCTACCTTCCCCTGGACCCGCGCAACCCGGATGAGCGGCAGCGCACGGTCCTGGAGGAGGCGCGGCCCTGTCTGCTCCTGGCGGACGCGTCCACGAAGGAGCGGGCCGAGGGCCTCGCGGGCGCTCCGCTCGGCCTGCCGCTGGTCCTGGTCGACGGCGACGGTCCGGCCGGCCCCGACCCCGATCCGGATGCGGGCGGGTGGCCGGACATCACCGGCGACCGGGCCGCGTACGCGATGTACACGTCCGGCTCCACCGGCCGCCCCAAGGGCGTCCTGGTGACCCACCGGAACATCGTCGCTCTCGCCGCCGATCCCTGCTGGGCGGCGGACGGTGGCCACACGCGGGTGCTCGCCCACTCGCCGCACTCCTTCGACGCCTCGACGTACGAGGTGTGGGTACCGCTGCTCGGCGGCGGCACGGTCGTGATGGTGCCGGCCGGCGACTCCTCGCAGCAGGCACTGGAGCGGGCCGTGGCCGAGGGGGGCGCGACGAGCGCGTTCCTCACCACCGCGCTCTTCAACCTGCTGGTCGCGGAGGGAAGTCCGGTGCTCGGCCGGCTCGGACACGTCTGGACGGGCGGGGAGCAGCCGTCGGCCGGGGCCGTGCGGCGGATGCTGACGGACTTCCCCGGCACCGCGCTGACCCATGTCTACGGGCCGACCGAGAACACGACGTTCACCACCTCCGGGCGCCTGGACCCGGCCCGGGACGCGGACGGCGGCAAGCCGCCGATCGGCCGGCCCCTGGCGAACACACGCGTGTACGTGCTGGACGAGTGGCTGCGGCCCGTGCCCGTGGGGGTGCCGGGCGAGCTGTACGTCGCGGGGGCCGGGCTGGCCCGCGGCTACCTCGGCCGCCCGGGACTCACCGCGGGGCGCTTCGTCGCCGACCCGTACGGCGCGACCGGCACCCGCATGTACCGCACCGGTGACGTCGTCCGCTGGACCGCCGGCGGCGAGCTCGACTTCCTCACCCGCGTCGACGACCAGGTCAAGATACGCGGCTTCCGCATCGAACCCCGCGAGATCGAGGCGGCTCTGGAGCGCCATCCGGCCGTCGGCCGCGCCGCCGTCCTCGTACGGGAGGACCGGCCCGGGGAGCGCGGCCTCGTCGCCTACGTCGTCCCCGCCGCGGACATCGACGGCGAGACCGCACCGGACATCGCCGAGCACGCCCGGCGGACCCTGCCCGACTACATGGTCCCCCTCGTCGTCGTGCTCCCCGGCGGGCTTCCCCTCACGCCCAACGGCAAGCTCGACCGGGCGGCGCTGCCCGCCCCCGGGGAGGGCTGCGGCTCCCGCCCGCCGCGCACGCCGGCCGAGCGGCTCGTGTGCGCGCTGTTCGCCGAGATCCTCGCCGTGCCGGCGGTCGGTGCGGACGACAACTTCTTCGTGCTCGGCGGCCATTCCCTGCTTGCCGTCCGGCTGGTGAACCGGCTGCGCGAGGTGCTGGACGACGGGATCGGGATGCGTACGGTCTTCGAGTCGCCGACGCCCGCCGGACTCGCCGGGAGGTTCGGGGACACGGGTGCCGGCCGCGGCCCGCTGCGGCCCCGGCCACGCGGGGACGTACTGCCGGCGTCGTTCTCCCAGCTGCGTTTCTGGCTGCAGGGCGAACTGGCGGAGGGAGCCGCCTCGCACACCGTCACGACCGCCCTGCGGCTGTCGGGTCCGCTGGATTCCGGGGCGCTGACGGCGGCGCTCGGGGACGTGGTGACCCGGCACGAGAGCCTGCGCACGGTCTTCCCGGTCGCCGACGGGGTGCCCCGTCAAACGGTGCTGAGTACTGTGGAGTTCGGCCTCCCGGTGCGGGAGGTGCCGGAGCGGGACGTCGAGGCGGCGGTGGTCGCGGCGTCGGAGCACGACTTCGACCTGGCACGGGAGATACCGGTGCGGGCGGAACTCTTCGTCTGCGCCCCCGAGGAGCACGTTCTCGCGGTCACGGTCCACCACATCGCCTTCGACGGCTGGTCCGCCGCGCCCTTTCTCCACGACCTCTCCGCGGCCTATGCCGCCCGGCTGCGGGGGCGGACCCCCGCGTTCCCGGAACTGCCCGTGCAATACGCCGACTTCACACTGTGGCAGCGTGAAGGACTCGGGGAACCCGACGACCCCGCAAGCCCCGTCGCCCGGCAGCTCGCCCACTGGAGCGGCACACTGGCCGGCGCTCCCGAGGAGATCCCGCTGCCCGCCGACCGGCCGCGTCCCGCCGCCGCCACCCACCGCGCCGGCGCGGTGCCGTTCCGGCTCGCCCCGGAGGACCACGCGAAGGTCACCGCCCTGGCGCGGAAGCACGGCGCGAGCGTGTTCATGGTGCTGCACGCCGCCCTGGCGGGCCTGCTGCGGCAACTCGGCGCCGGGACGGACATCCTCGTCGGCAGCCCGGTCGCCGGACGCACCGACAGCGCTCTCGACGACCTGGTCGGCTGCTTCGTGAACACCGTGGTGGTACGGACCGACGTCTCCGGGGATCCGGACTTCGGCGGCCTGCTCGACCGCGTCCGCACCGGAGTCCTCGCCGCACTGGAGAACCAGGACGTGCCCTTCGAGCAGGTCGTGGACGCCGTCGACCCGGTACGGTCGGCGGCCCGGCACCCGCTCTTCCAGGTCATGCTGAGTCTGCAGAACAACGCGGCCGGCGCCGTGGAACTGCCGGGCCTCCACGTCGGCATGCTCGACCACGGCCGGTACCGGACCGTTCCCTTCGACCTGCTCTTCGATCTCACCGAGTCCGGCGGGGGCCTGGACGGCACCCTCGTCTACGCCCGCGACCTCTTCGACCACGCCACCGCCGAACGGCTCGCCGGGTGCTTCGCCACTCTCCTCGCCGACGCGGCGGCGCGCCCCACCCGGCCGGTGCGGCAGCTGGACGTCCTGTCCCCCGCCCAGCGTCACACCCTCCTCGCGGAGTGGAGCGGTCCGGCGGCCGGTTCGCAGCCGCCGGCCGGTTCGGTGCCGCGGCGGTTCCGGGACCAGGCCGCCAGGACACCCGACGCGGTGGCGGTGCTCCAGGGGGCCCGCCGGATCACGTACGGGGAGCTCGACGCGCGGGTGGACCGGCTGGCCGGGCATCTGCGGAAGCTCGGCGCCGGCCCCGAGCGGCTGATCGCCGTGGCCATGAACCGTACTCCCGGCCTCCTGGTCGCACTCCTCGCCGTGCACCGGACCGGTGCCGCGTACCTCCCGGTCGATCCGCACCACCCCAGGGACCGGGTGGCCAGGGTGCTGTCCGAGGCCGCGCCGCTCCTGGTGCTCTCGGACCGCGCCACCCGCGACACGCTCGGCACCGACGACTGGCTCGCCCTGGACGACCCCCGGCCCTTCGCCGCACCCACCGCCGGGGCCGGTACCGAAGGCCCCGCCCCGCACGGGGCGATCCCGGCCGACGGCACGGCGTACGTCCTCTACACTTCCGGTTCGACGGGCCGGCCGAAGGGGGTCGTGGTCAGCCACCGCAATGTGGCCCATCTGCTGACCGCCATGCGGGACCGGCTGCCGCTGGGCCCCACCGACCGTCTGCTCGCCGTGACGACGGTCGCCTTCGACATCGCCCACCTGGAACTCCTCCTGCCGCTGCTCGACGGCGCCGCCGTCGTCCTCGCCTCTCCCGACGAGGTGCGCGAGCCGCACGCCCTCGGCCGGCTGATCGGACGGCACGGAGTCACCGCCGTCCAGGCGACGCCCTCCCTGTGGTCCGGCCTCGTGGCCGAGGTCCCCGACGCGGTCCGGGGGCTGCGCGTCCTCGTCGGCGGCGAGGCGCTGCCGCCCGCCCTGGCCGGCGGCCTCACCGCCCTGGCCGCGGAGGTCACCAACGTGTACGGGCCCACCGAGACGACCATCTGGTCCCTCGCGGCCCCGATCGGCCCGCACAACGCGGAACGCCCGCCGCTCGGCTCCCCGCTGGGCGACACCCGGGTCTACGTCATGAACGAGGGACTCCGGCCGGTGCCCGTGGGCGTACCGGGCGAGCTGTACATCGGGGGTGCGGGCGTGGCCCGGGGCTATCTCGGCCGCCCGGGGCCGACCGCCGAGCGGTTCGTCGCCGATCCGTACGGTCCGCCCGGCGCCCGCCTGTACCGCACCGGCGACCTGGTCCGGTGGACCTCGGACGGGGAACTCGACTTCCTCGGGCGCACCGATGACCAGGTGAAGCTGCGCGGCTTCCGTATCGAACCCCGCGAGATCGAGGCGGTCCTGGACCGGCACCACCAGGTCACCCGCAGCGCCGTCGTGGTGCGCGAGGACCGGCCGGGCGAGCGTCGGCTCGTCGCCTACGTGGTACCCGCCCGGGACGCCGGTACCGCGGACGGCCTCGTCGCCGGACTCGCCGAGCGGGCGCGGCAGGAGCTGCCGCCGTACATGGTCCCCGCCGTCGTCGTGCTGCCCGACGGGCTGCCGCTCACACCCAATGGAAAGCTCGACCGGTCCGCGCTGCCCGCCCCGCACGGATCCGCCTCCCCCGCCCGGGAGACCCGGGAGCCGAACACCCCCGCCGAGAGGATCCTCCGCGAACTGTTCGCCGCCGTCCTCGGACGGCCCGGCGTCGGCGTCGAGGACGATTTCTTCGAGCTCGGCGGCGACAGCATCGTGTCGATCCGGCTGGTGTCCCGGGCCCGCTCACGAGGTCTGGCCATCTCCACCCGGGACGTCTTCCGGTACCGGACCGTGGCCGGACTGGCCGTCCACGCGAAGGTACGGACGCCCAGGGCGGGCACGGCGACCGGATCCGCCCCGGCGTCACCGGCCGGCGAGGTGCCGCTCACTCCGATCCTCCACTGGCAGCGCGAACGGGGCGGCCCCGTCGACGGCTTCCACCAGTCCGTGCTCGTACGGACCCCGGCGGACCTGTCCCTGCCGCGGCTGCGGGCGCTGATCCAGTCGCTGCTCGACCGGCACGACGCGTTGCGGATGCGGCTGACGCGCGCCCCCGCGTGGCGCCTCGAGGTCCTGCCGCGCGGTGCGGCCGACGCGGCCGGGCGCGTCGTACGGATCGACGCGGCCGGCCTCGCCGCCGGGACGCTTGCGGACCTGGTCCGCACCGAGGCGGACGCGGCCCGGCGGCGTCTGGCGCCCGGGGACGGGAACATGCTCCAGGCCGTGTGGTTCGACGCGGGTCCCGGCCGGCCGGGCAGGCTGCTCCTGATGATCAACCACCTCGTCGTGGACGGCGTTTCGTGGCGGATCCTCCTGGAGGACCTGGGCACGGCGGACGCCCCGCGGACGACGGGGCCGGGCCTCGCGCCCGTGTCGTTCGCCGACTGGGGGCGCCTGCTGGAGCGCGAATCGCGCGGGCGGGCGTCCGAACTCCCCTTCTGGCTGGGGCTCGTCGAGGGAACGGACGATCTCGTCGACGGTGCGGACCTCGTGGCAGACCGTGATGTCGAGGGCTCGAAGCACACCGTCACCCGTGTCCTTCCCGCCGACCGGACGGAGCCGCTCCTGACCCGCGTGCCCGCCCGGCTCGGCGTCGGCGTGAACGCCGTGCTGCTCGGCGCGCTGAGCACGGCCGCGGGGCACTGGCGTACGGCGCTCGGCCCCGGCGGCGCTTCCGGCGGCGCGGGGGCCGACGGCGGCGCGCCGTTCCTCGTGGACGTGGAGGGACACGGACGCGAGGAGATCGCCGCCGGCCTCGACCTGTCGTCGACCGTGGGCTGGTTCACCAGCATGTTCCCGGTACGGCTCCCGGGGCGGCCCGACGATCCGGAAGCCGCCGTACGGGCCGTGGACGGCCGGCTCGGGAGCATTCCGGACAAGGGGCTCGGCTACGGTCTGCTGCGCCATCTCGATCCGGAGACCGCGCCCGTGCTCGGGGCTCTGCCGCGGGCGCAGATACTGTTCAACTACCTGGGCCGGTTCGACCGGCACGGCGAGTCGGACTGGGGCCTGGCGCCGGAAGCCGGCGCGGTCGCCGGAGGCGGCGACCCCGGGCTGCCCCTGACACACCTCCTGGAAGTGTCCGCGATCGTCCACGACCGCGGCGAGGGGCCGGAACTGCACATCACCTGGGCGTATCCGAAGGCCGTGCTGGAGCGGCCCCGGGTGGAGGCCCTGGCCGACGCCTGGTCCGAGGCCCTGAACACCCTGACCGCACGCACCGGCGAACCGGGAGAGACGGCGTGACCACACCAGATCGCACCCACGGGCGGACGTCGAGGCCGGCGCCGCTCCAGCAAGGGCTGTTCTTCCACACGGCGTTCGACACCGACGGCCAGGACATCTACACCACCCAGCTGGCACTGGACTTCGAAGGTCCGGTCGATCCCGTGCTGCTGCGAGAGGTCTGCCAGGTGCTCCAGGACCGGCACGACAGCCTGCGGTCGGGGTTCCGTACGGACGCGTCGGGCGCGCCGGTACGGTTCGTACCGCCCCGGGTCCAGCTGGCCTGGCGGACGGCCGACCTCACCGCGACGGCGCCCGAGGACCGGGAGGCCGAGGCGGCGCGGCTGGTCGAGGAGGAGCGGCGGCGGCGCTTCGACACCGCCCGGCCGCCGCTGGTCCGCTTCCTGCTGATCCGTCTGGACGACGCCCGGTGGCGCTTCGCGCTGACGAACCATCACATCATTCTGGACGGCTGGTCCACCTCGGTCCTCCTCGACGAGCTGTTCCAGCTGTACGGCGCCGGAGCCGGCGGCACGGCGCACCGGCTGCCGGCCGCCCCCTCGTACACCTCCTATCTGGACTGGCTCGGCGAGGTGGACCCCCAGTGGTCCCGGGACGCCTGGGCGGAGGCGCTTTCCGGGATCGAGGGGCCGACGCTGGTGGCACCGCGGGCGCAGGGCACGGTGGTGCCCGAACGGGTGGTGCGCACACTCTCCGCCGCGCGTACCGCCGCGCTGACGGACCGGGCGCGGCAGTCGGGGGTCACTCTCGGCACGGTGATGCAGGTGGCCTGGGGGCTGGTGCTGCGGCAGCTGACCGGGCAGGGCGACGTGCTGTTCGGGATGACGGTGTCGGGGCGGGCCGCCGAGGTCGACGGCGTCGAGACGATGGTCGGGCTGCTCATCAACACCGTTCCGGCCCGGGTGCGGATCGATCCGCGGGACACACTGCTCGAACTCCTCGAACGGGTCCAGGACGAGCAGCTCGACCTGTTCGAGCACCACCACGTCGGGCTGACGGAGATCCAGCAGCAGGCGGGCTTCGGGTCCCTGTTCGACACCACGACCGTCTTCGACAACTATCCGATGGGCTCGGGCGAGCGCCGTCTCGGCGAGGCGCTTCTCGTCGGCGTCACGGGGTTCGACGCCACCCACTATCCGCTCTCCCTGATCTGTACGCCGGCCGAGGAGCTGGGCATACGGATCGACTTCCGGCCCGATCTGCTCGGACGCGGGACGGTCGAGGGGATCGCCGAGCGGCTCGAACGGATCCTGGAGGCGATCGCCGGGGATCCGCACCGCTCGGCCGGCGGCCTGCCCGGCCTTTCGGCCGACGAGCGCCGGCGGGTGCTGGAGGAATGGAACGCCACCGCCCGTCCGGTGGCACCGGCCACGCTGCCCGCCCTGATCGAGGCGCGAGCCGCGCGGATCCCGCGCGGGACCGCCCTCTCGTACCAGGGACGGGCCCTCGGCTACGACGAGCTCAACCGCCGGGCGAATCGTCTGGCGCGCGTACTGCTCGCCGAAGGCGCGGGACCGGAGACCCGGGTGGCCCTGGCGCTGCCGAGGGCCCCGGACATGGTCGTCGCCCTGCTCGCCGTGCTCAAGGCCGGGGCCGCCTATGTGCCGGTCGACGTGCGCTACCCGGCCGACCGGGTGGCGCGGATGCTCGGCGACGCGCGGCCCCTGCTCGCGGTCGTCACCGGGGCGACCAGGGGTGTGCTGCCGGAGGGGACGACCGCGCTCGTCCTGGACGACCCCTCCGTGGCACGGCGCGTCGAGCAGCAGGAGGAGGCGGACGTCGTGGACGCGGAGCGGCCGGGACCGCTCCTCCCCCGGCACCCCGCCTACGTCATCTACACCTCGGGCACCACCGGCGTCCCCAAGGGGGTGGTCGTCGAGCACGCGAACGCCGTCAACTTCGTGGCGACCGTCGAGGACCATTTCGGCACCGACGGCATGGCGCGGGTCCTGGCGTCCACCTCGCTGAGCTTCGACGTGTCGGTCTTCGAGATCGTCACGACCCTGGCGCTCGGCGGCCGTCTGGAGCTGGTCGACGACCTGTTCGCGCTGCTCGAACGGGACGGCTGGGAGGGGAGCCTGGTCAGCGGCGTTCCCTCGGCCATGGCGAGCATGCTGGCCGGCGACGCCTTCGAGGTGTCGGCACGGCACGTGGTGCTCGGCGGGGAGGCGGTGCCGCACGCCCTGCTGCGCGAGCTGCGGGAGCGGGTGCCCGGCTGCGCGGTCACCAACATCTACGGCCCCACCGAGGCGACCACCTACTCGACGTGGTGGCGCAGCGGCGACCAGGACGCCGACGGCGATCCGCCGATCGGCCGGCCTGTGCCCAACTCCCGGATGTACGTGCTGGATCCCTGGCTCCAGCCGGTCGCGGTGGGGCAGCCGGGAGAGCTGTACATCGCCGGCGCGGGTGTCACCCGCGGCTATCTGAACCGGCCGGCGCTGTCCTCGGAGCGCTTCGTGGCCTGTCCGTTCGGCACGCCCGGCGGCCGGATGTACCGCACGGGCGACCGGGTGCGGTGGCGGGCCGACGGGCAGCTGGAGTATCTGGGCCGGCTCGACGGCCAGGTGAAGATCCGCGGCTTCCGGATCGAACTCGGCGACGTGGAGGCCGCCCTGCTGCGGCACGAGAGTGTGACGCAGGCCGTCGCGGTCGTACGGGAGGACCGGGCGGGTGACCGCAGGCTGGTCGCGTACGCCCTGGCGGCCGAGCCCGGGACGCCGCTCGACGGCGCGGAGCTGCGGCGTTTCACCCGTGACACGCTGCCGGACCACATGGTGCCGTCGGCGGTGGTGCAGCTGGAGCGGTTCCCGCTGATGCCGAACGGCAAGCTGGACCGGTCGGCGCTGCCGGCCCCCGCCTACGGCGCCACCGTCCACCGGGGGCCGGCCCACGCGCGCGAAGAGCCGCTGTGCGCGCTGTTCGCCGAGGTGCTCGGGGTGGAGCGGGTCGGACCCGACGACGGCTTCTTCGATCTGGGCGGGCACTCCCTGCTGGCGACCCGGCTGGTGAGCCGGGTGCGTGCGGTCCTGGGCACCGGGCTGTCCGTCCGTGTCCTGTTCGAGGCGCCGACCCCGGCCGCCCTCGCACGCCGGCTCGACGGCGAGAAAGAGGGCTCCGGCCTGGACGTTCTGTTGCC encodes:
- a CDS encoding amino acid adenylation domain-containing protein encodes the protein MTTPDRTHGRTSRPAPLQQGLFFHTAFDTDGQDIYTTQLALDFEGPVDPVLLREVCQVLQDRHDSLRSGFRTDASGAPVRFVPPRVQLAWRTADLTATAPEDREAEAARLVEEERRRRFDTARPPLVRFLLIRLDDARWRFALTNHHIILDGWSTSVLLDELFQLYGAGAGGTAHRLPAAPSYTSYLDWLGEVDPQWSRDAWAEALSGIEGPTLVAPRAQGTVVPERVVRTLSAARTAALTDRARQSGVTLGTVMQVAWGLVLRQLTGQGDVLFGMTVSGRAAEVDGVETMVGLLINTVPARVRIDPRDTLLELLERVQDEQLDLFEHHHVGLTEIQQQAGFGSLFDTTTVFDNYPMGSGERRLGEALLVGVTGFDATHYPLSLICTPAEELGIRIDFRPDLLGRGTVEGIAERLERILEAIAGDPHRSAGGLPGLSADERRRVLEEWNATARPVAPATLPALIEARAARIPRGTALSYQGRALGYDELNRRANRLARVLLAEGAGPETRVALALPRAPDMVVALLAVLKAGAAYVPVDVRYPADRVARMLGDARPLLAVVTGATRGVLPEGTTALVLDDPSVARRVEQQEEADVVDAERPGPLLPRHPAYVIYTSGTTGVPKGVVVEHANAVNFVATVEDHFGTDGMARVLASTSLSFDVSVFEIVTTLALGGRLELVDDLFALLERDGWEGSLVSGVPSAMASMLAGDAFEVSARHVVLGGEAVPHALLRELRERVPGCAVTNIYGPTEATTYSTWWRSGDQDADGDPPIGRPVPNSRMYVLDPWLQPVAVGQPGELYIAGAGVTRGYLNRPALSSERFVACPFGTPGGRMYRTGDRVRWRADGQLEYLGRLDGQVKIRGFRIELGDVEAALLRHESVTQAVAVVREDRAGDRRLVAYALAAEPGTPLDGAELRRFTRDTLPDHMVPSAVVQLERFPLMPNGKLDRSALPAPAYGATVHRGPAHAREEPLCALFAEVLGVERVGPDDGFFDLGGHSLLATRLVSRVRAVLGTGLSVRVLFEAPTPAALARRLDGEKEGSGLDVLLPLRTGGRQRPLFAVHAASGLAWPYARLLPHLDPDVPLYGLQAPSLADPEGGARKPEELVREYARRIREAQPEGPYRLLGWSVGGTLAHGVAAELVETGHTVEFVALLDSYPVPGKGLPDWQETHRHVARSAGFAADGTPSEQIALLGERAVEGARLAVRSAVDALRTAPARTRGVDVLHFRAASDGADVAPDAWRAYCGGRLSAFDVACGHYEMLDPAPLASIGAVLSDRVAEGTAGR